The Irregularibacter muris genomic interval TTGTCTATGCTCTAGGGTTTGGTATAGGGATGATGATCGGAGGAGCCATTGAAAATAAGCTTGCCATTGGATATAACAATCTTATGGTAAATTTAATGGAAAAAAATATGGAATTGATTAACTATCTAAGAAATGAAGGTTTTGGTGTGACGGTATATGAGGGAGAAGGGCGAGATAGTAAACGGTATCGACTAGATATTCTTACCAAAAGGAGCAGAGAAGAGGAGCTTATACAGATTATAGAAGAATATGAACCCAAAGCCTTTATTATTTCCTATGAGGCACGAAGATTTAAGGGTGGGTTTTTAGTGAATTCCATGAAAAAAATGAAAAGCAAAAATGAATAAAAGTGAGGATTGCTATTGTCCCTATCCTATAAGATCTCCCTATGTAGAAATAGGGAGATCTTATAGGATAGGGAATTTTCTTTTAGTAGGCTCTTATTAAATAAATGAATGCTTAAAATGAAAAACAAGGGATTTTTAGAAGAGTAGTTGAATTATTAAATCATTAAGGATAATCTATAATCATGAATACTCAAATAGAGGAGGTACAAATGAAACTTTCTGAAATTATGAAGGAGAAGACAAGTAAAAGTTTTGATTTGACCTTGAATTCAGGCATGTATATACAAGAAATAAGCAAAGAGGAGATAAACCTTTGTTCCCAGGAAAGTATTGGCATAGTAAAGGATAGCGGGGAAATCATTGGAGAGATAAACACAGAACAGCTAAAGTTCATCAAATCAAATTATGATAAATGGAATACTTCTATGATTCTGAATAATATTGAAGAGGCTGTAATTGCTCTTGATAAGACAGGAAGAATTTTTTATGCCAATAAGATGTATTCAGTAATACTGGGAGTGCCAAGAGCAAAGGTGTTGGGAAAATTTATACAGGAGATTGAAGCCGATGCAAGTATAATAAATGTTCTCAAAACGGGGAAGCCCCTATTCAGGAACAATCAGAGAATAAAATCTGTAGATAAGTATGTTTCTGTAAAGATTTATCCCTTTTATGAGGAGGGGGAAATAAGCGGAGCTTACTCTATATTTAATGACATAACGGAAATACAAAACTTGAATCGTGAAGTAACAAGAATAAATAACGTGGCGGATGAATATTCAAGACAAAATAGAGCCCATCAAGAATTAAGAAAACTAAATGTTATTGGAGAAGACAGACACTATTTAGATCTCATTTCAAAAGCAATGGTGGCGGCACCCACAGATGTATCTGTACTGATTAGGGGAGAGAATGGAGTAGGAAAAGAAATCTTTGCTAAGCTAATACATAAGAATAGTCTAAGAAAAGATAAGCCTTTAATCAGTGTAAACTGTGCTGCAATACCTGAAAATCTCATAGAAAGTGAACTCTTCGGGTACGAAGAGGGAGCATTTACTGGAGCATCTAAAAAGGGAAAAGTAGGCAAGTTCAAACTGGCAGATGGAGGGACACTTTTTCTTGATGAAATAGGAGATATGCCCCTGATATTGCAGTCAAAACTATTAAGAGTTCTTCAGGAAGGGGAAATTGAACCAATAGGCGGAAAGAAATCTATAAAAGTGGATGTAAGAATAATCGCTGCCACAAATCAGCCCTTAGAGAAGATGATAGAGAAAAGACAATTTAGACAGGATCTTTACTACCGATTGAATGCCATCACCTTTTTTGTGCCTGCACTTCACGATAGAGGAAATGATGTAATCCTTCTTGCAAATTTCTTTCTTAATAAATTCAACGAAGAATATGCAAAAGACCTGGTTTTATCCAGGGAAGTATATGAACTTTTCCTAGACTATCAATGGCCAGGAAACGTTCGAGAACTCATCAATTGCTTGAAGTTTTCAGTTATTCTATGTAGTAGAAATAGGATTACTATGGAAGACCTTCCACCAAATATCCGAAACTATAAGCAAATAGATAATCCTAATATGCATGGGAAAACTTCATCCCAAGAAATCTCAGAGATGAACCTAAAGGAAAGACTGAAGCAGTATGAGAAACAAATTATTCTGGATACTCTAAAAATATGTGATGGAAATAAGCAGAAAACCACTGAAAGATTAGGAATAAGTAAAAGAACTCTATATCGTAAACTGGAAGAGTGAAAACCATCATAATGTCAAAAGTGGCACTGGGTGTCAAAAATGACTCGAAAAATTCACAAACTGTGTCAATTATGGCACAGTTTTAATTTTTGGTATGAAGTCATAATCCAGCTAAAGTAAACGATATCAATGGCTTTTTCACTTTGTAATAAGTTGGCACATATTTTGCTCAATATATTGGTGAAAGAAACTTTTATGGAGGTGCAAAATGGAAAAGACAGTAAAAATTGGAGGAGGTCAAGGATTTTGGGGAGATAGTCCCGATGCTGCCATTGAAATGGTTCATTCACAAGAGCTTGATTATTTGGCTTTTGATTTCCTTGCTGAACTAACAATGTCCATAATGCAGAGGCAAAAGTTAAAAAACCCCAAGGTCGGTTATGCAAGAGATTTTATTAATATCATGGAACAAATTGTAGAAACAGCCTATAAGAAAAAGACGAGAGTTGTTACCAATGCCGGAGGGACCAATATCAAAGCAGCAGTAGAAGCTTTAGAAAAAGTGGTGAAGAAAAAGGAAATAAAGGGATATAAGATAGGATATGTCTTGGGGGACGATATTATGGATCAGCTCCCAAAACTCATGGAACAGGGAATACCCTTTATCAACACGGATAATGGAAGAAAGCTTGAAGAGATAAAGGATAAGATTCTTAATGTTAATGTATACCACGGACATGAACCTATAGAAGAATGTCTTGAAAAGGGGGCAGATGTAGTCATAACAGGAAGATCCTCGGATTCAGCGCTGTTTATGGCACCACTGAAATATGCATTTGGATGGGAAAAAGATGATTATGATAATCTTGCCAGAGGAATCATGGTGGGACATCTACTAGAATGCGGAGGGCAGGCCTCTGGAGGTAACTTTGATTATGATTGGAGAAGTGTCCCCCAAATGGACATACTCGGATTTCCCATTGCTGAAGTGACAAAAGACTCCATTGTCATAACCAAATCCCAGGCAACAGGAGGATTAATTACAGAACAGACACTTAAAGAGCAAATTCTATATGAAGTACATGATCCTGCCAACTATATTGTACCAGATGTCAATGTAGATATAAGCGAAGTTACACTTAAAGAAGTCGGAAAGAATAGGGTACGGGTTGACCATATTAAAGGAAAAGAAAGACCAGATCAGTTGAAGCTATGTGTTGGATATCATGATGGGTACAAGGTGGAAACATTTCTTTCCTTTGCCTGGCCGGATGCCTATGAAAAAGCAAAATATGCAGCGGATATCTTAATGAAGAAGATGAAGAGAAAGAATCTTGTATATAAGGATATGAGGATTGACTATATAGGTTTAAATGCACTTCATCTTGATGTAGCTAATATGAGGGAAGAACATGTCAAGAATGTCAACGAGGTAATTCTTAGAATAGCTATTCATACAGAAAGCAAAGAAGAGGCCCAGAAGATAGTGCCAGAAGTGGCGCCATTGCAGCTAAACGGTCCTCCAGGTTCAAGCTTCTTTGGAGGAAGAGCTAAGGTTCGTGAAGTCATAGGACTATGGCCAACCTTTATACCAAGGGATGCAGTTAAACTTGAATCACATATTCTGGAGGTGGAATGAGATGAAAAAGGTTTATCTGAATGAATTGGTCCATGGTAGATCAGGGGATAAAGGAAATATAAGCAATGTATGTATCTTTGCAAGAAATCCCGAAGACTACCAACTTCTTAAAGAAAAGGTTACCGTGGAAAAGGTCAAAGAACATTTTGGAGATATGGTAAAAGGAGATGTCATTAGATACGAGGTGGACTCACTAAAGGGAATGAATTTTGTCATGTATGAAGCCTTAGGAGGTGGAGCAACCTTATCTCTGAGGTTAGACAGTCTTGGAAAGTCAATGGCATCTGCACTGATGAGAATGAAAATAGAATGGGAGGGGAAATAGGGAATGAAAACGAGCAGTTATTCAGGGTTCTATAAATTATCCACGGAAAAAAGACTAGATGAAGTAGGAGAATTTTCAAATCTGACGGATGAAGAAAAGAATTTGTTAAGAGATCCCGCATCTGTCAATGAGGAGATCGCAGATCACATGGTAGAAAATGTTATCGGTAGATTCACATTACCCTTGGGAGTAGGGATTAACTTTGTTATCAATGGAAAAGACTATGTTGTCCCAATGGTTACAGAAGAGCCATCCGTAATAGCTGCAACTAGTAATGCAGCAAAGATGGCAAGGGAAAACAATGGATTCTTTGCAAGCTATACAGGATCGATAATGATTTCTCAGATTCAGATAACAAATCTTACAAATCCCAGTTATGCAGCTATTGTGATACAGGAACATAGGGATGAAATTATTAGGAGATGTAATGAGCAGGATCCTGTTCTTGTAAAATTTGGTGGTGGAGTTGAAGATGTAGAAACAAGAATAATTGACACATTAGCAGGAAAGATGCTTATCGTACATCTAAAAGTCAATACTTTGGACGCTATGGGTGCCAATGCTGTCAATACCATGGCAGAATACATTGCACCATATCTTGAAGAAATTACTGAAGGAACTGTTTATCTTAGAATACTTTCAAATCTAGCAATGCATAGACTTGCAAGATCAAGAGTTATTATTAAGAAAGATATCCTTGGAGAAAAGGCGGTAGATTCCATATT includes:
- a CDS encoding hydroxymethylglutaryl-CoA reductase, degradative, giving the protein MKTSSYSGFYKLSTEKRLDEVGEFSNLTDEEKNLLRDPASVNEEIADHMVENVIGRFTLPLGVGINFVINGKDYVVPMVTEEPSVIAATSNAAKMARENNGFFASYTGSIMISQIQITNLTNPSYAAIVIQEHRDEIIRRCNEQDPVLVKFGGGVEDVETRIIDTLAGKMLIVHLKVNTLDAMGANAVNTMAEYIAPYLEEITEGTVYLRILSNLAMHRLARSRVIIKKDILGEKAVDSILQAYAFAEADPFRAATHNKGIMNGIVPVVLATGNDTRAIESGAHAYASITGRYLPLTTWEKNANGDLVGTIEIPMAVGLVGGATKVHPQAKVAVKMLGVEKASDLAMIIASVGLAQNLAALKALATEGIQRGHMSLHARNLATTVGAKGELLDKIVSKMIKEKKVRMEYAQELFNQYSK
- a CDS encoding DUF5698 domain-containing protein codes for the protein MQNILLILLLQLVYVPILTLRTIFLVKNMTLIAAAFGFIESLIYVFGLSLVFNGEQETVALIVYALGFGIGMMIGGAIENKLAIGYNNLMVNLMEKNMELINYLRNEGFGVTVYEGEGRDSKRYRLDILTKRSREEELIQIIEEYEPKAFIISYEARRFKGGFLVNSMKKMKSKNE
- a CDS encoding AtuA-related protein, giving the protein MKKVYLNELVHGRSGDKGNISNVCIFARNPEDYQLLKEKVTVEKVKEHFGDMVKGDVIRYEVDSLKGMNFVMYEALGGGATLSLRLDSLGKSMASALMRMKIEWEGK
- a CDS encoding acyclic terpene utilization AtuA family protein, giving the protein MEKTVKIGGGQGFWGDSPDAAIEMVHSQELDYLAFDFLAELTMSIMQRQKLKNPKVGYARDFINIMEQIVETAYKKKTRVVTNAGGTNIKAAVEALEKVVKKKEIKGYKIGYVLGDDIMDQLPKLMEQGIPFINTDNGRKLEEIKDKILNVNVYHGHEPIEECLEKGADVVITGRSSDSALFMAPLKYAFGWEKDDYDNLARGIMVGHLLECGGQASGGNFDYDWRSVPQMDILGFPIAEVTKDSIVITKSQATGGLITEQTLKEQILYEVHDPANYIVPDVNVDISEVTLKEVGKNRVRVDHIKGKERPDQLKLCVGYHDGYKVETFLSFAWPDAYEKAKYAADILMKKMKRKNLVYKDMRIDYIGLNALHLDVANMREEHVKNVNEVILRIAIHTESKEEAQKIVPEVAPLQLNGPPGSSFFGGRAKVREVIGLWPTFIPRDAVKLESHILEVE
- a CDS encoding sigma-54 interaction domain-containing protein, whose product is MKLSEIMKEKTSKSFDLTLNSGMYIQEISKEEINLCSQESIGIVKDSGEIIGEINTEQLKFIKSNYDKWNTSMILNNIEEAVIALDKTGRIFYANKMYSVILGVPRAKVLGKFIQEIEADASIINVLKTGKPLFRNNQRIKSVDKYVSVKIYPFYEEGEISGAYSIFNDITEIQNLNREVTRINNVADEYSRQNRAHQELRKLNVIGEDRHYLDLISKAMVAAPTDVSVLIRGENGVGKEIFAKLIHKNSLRKDKPLISVNCAAIPENLIESELFGYEEGAFTGASKKGKVGKFKLADGGTLFLDEIGDMPLILQSKLLRVLQEGEIEPIGGKKSIKVDVRIIAATNQPLEKMIEKRQFRQDLYYRLNAITFFVPALHDRGNDVILLANFFLNKFNEEYAKDLVLSREVYELFLDYQWPGNVRELINCLKFSVILCSRNRITMEDLPPNIRNYKQIDNPNMHGKTSSQEISEMNLKERLKQYEKQIILDTLKICDGNKQKTTERLGISKRTLYRKLEE